In Clostridium ljungdahlii DSM 13528, the genomic window ACAAGGTTTTTTCATGAAAAAGGCTTCTTTTTGTACTCCACCGCTGTCTGTTACTATCTTCTCAGAATTCATTTCAAGATTTATCATCTCTAGATATCCCACAGGTTCTATAACCTTTATATTTTCATTAAATTTAAGTCCATAATCTGTCATATATTTTTTAGTTCTAGGATGAAGGGGAAGTATCACTGCTTTATTACATTCATTTAAAGCTTCAACTATATTTTTTAATCTATCTATGTGATTTGTATTCTCAGCTCTATGTATAGTAGTTAGTATATACTCCTTACCCTGAAGCCCAATTTCTTTTATAATCTGATTCTTGTTTTCTGCTAACTTTTTAAAATTAAGTACTGCATCAAACATTACATCTCCTACATTATAAACGCCTTTTGTAATTCCCTCCTTTTTTAAATTTTCCACTGCCGATTCTGTGGGAACAAACAAAAGATTAGATAAATGATCTGTAAGAACTCTATTTTGCTCTTCGGGCATATCCCTGTTAAAACTTCTAAGTCCTGCCTCAACGTGAGCTACAGGAATTAAAAGCTTACTTGCACACAATGCTCCAGCAAGAGTTGAATTTGTATCTCCATATACAAGTACAAAATCTGGCTTTTCCTTTTCATATATCTCTTCTAATTTTATAAGCATCATTCCAGTCTGTCTTCCGTGACTTCCAGAACCCACTTCCAAATTGTAATCTGGTTTTGGTATATTGAGTTCATCAAAAAATACCTTTGACATATTTTCATCATAATGCTGACCCGTATGAACCAATATTTCTGTATGGTGTTTTCTTATTACATTTGATACTGCAGCAGCCTTTATGAATTGAGGCCTTGCCCCTACAACTGTTAATACCTTCATGTTTTTCCTCCCTGCAAAGTTTACTGTTGATTTTTAAGAAGTTGATCTTCTGGAACTTTTCTAAATTGTTTAGCAGGATTACCTGCTACTATAATTTCCTTTTCCACATCCTTTGTAACAACACTGCCTGCTGCTACAAATCCATCTTCATTTATTATCTTACCTGGAAGTATAGTAGC contains:
- the wecB gene encoding non-hydrolyzing UDP-N-acetylglucosamine 2-epimerase, with the protein product MKVLTVVGARPQFIKAAAVSNVIRKHHTEILVHTGQHYDENMSKVFFDELNIPKPDYNLEVGSGSHGRQTGMMLIKLEEIYEKEKPDFVLVYGDTNSTLAGALCASKLLIPVAHVEAGLRSFNRDMPEEQNRVLTDHLSNLLFVPTESAVENLKKEGITKGVYNVGDVMFDAVLNFKKLAENKNQIIKEIGLQGKEYILTTIHRAENTNHIDRLKNIVEALNECNKAVILPLHPRTKKYMTDYGLKFNENIKVIEPVGYLEMINLEMNSEKIVTDSGGVQKEAFFMKKPCITMRDETEWVETVKNGWNVVVGTDKEKILDSIVNFVPNKDQKDIFGDGNASGKILEILDK